Proteins encoded together in one Mycobacterium sp. MS1601 window:
- the guaA gene encoding glutamine-hydrolyzing GMP synthase yields the protein MADHTSPRPVLVIDFGAQYAQLIARRVREARVFSEVVPHTATVEEIKTKDPQAIVLSGGPASVYAEGAPQLDPAVFDLDVPVFGICYGFQAMAQALGGTVAHTGTSEYGRTDLKVVGGELHSGLPESQPVWMSHGDAVTEAPEGFDVVARSSGAPVAAFENRARRLAGVQYHPEVMHSPHGQQVLSRFLHEFAGIGAKWTAANIAETLIEQVRAQVGDGRAICGLSGGVDSAVAAALVQRAIGDRLTCVFVDHGLLRAGERDQVQRDFVASTGAKLVTVDAEATFLEKLSGVTNPEGKRKIIGREFIRAFEGAVRGIVEDGGDEVDFLVQGTLYPDVVESGGGAGTANIKSHHNVGGLPDDLKFKLVEPLRLLFKDEVRAVGRELGLPEEIVGRQPFPGPGLGIRIVGEVTAARLDTLRRADAIAREELTLAGQDAQIWQCPVVLLADVRSVGVQGDGRTYGHPIVLRPVSSEDAMTADWTRVPYEVLERISTRITNEVPEVNRVVLDITSKPPGTIEWE from the coding sequence CGTCCGCGAGGCGCGGGTGTTCTCCGAGGTGGTCCCGCACACCGCCACGGTCGAGGAGATCAAGACCAAGGATCCGCAGGCCATCGTCTTGTCGGGTGGACCGGCCAGCGTGTACGCCGAGGGCGCGCCGCAACTCGATCCCGCGGTGTTCGATCTCGATGTGCCGGTGTTCGGCATCTGTTACGGCTTCCAGGCCATGGCGCAGGCGCTCGGCGGCACGGTGGCCCACACCGGCACCAGTGAATACGGCCGCACCGATCTCAAAGTTGTTGGCGGTGAACTGCATTCGGGTCTGCCCGAGAGTCAGCCGGTGTGGATGAGCCACGGTGACGCGGTGACCGAGGCGCCGGAGGGCTTCGATGTGGTGGCCAGGAGTTCCGGTGCGCCGGTGGCCGCGTTCGAGAACCGGGCACGCAGGCTGGCCGGGGTGCAGTACCACCCCGAGGTGATGCACTCCCCGCACGGCCAGCAGGTGCTCAGCCGGTTCCTGCATGAGTTCGCCGGCATCGGTGCCAAGTGGACCGCGGCCAACATCGCCGAGACGCTGATCGAGCAGGTGCGCGCCCAGGTCGGCGACGGCCGGGCCATTTGCGGGCTGTCCGGCGGAGTGGATTCAGCGGTGGCCGCCGCGCTGGTGCAGCGTGCCATCGGCGATCGCCTGACCTGTGTTTTTGTCGACCACGGTCTGTTGCGCGCCGGGGAGCGTGATCAGGTGCAGCGCGATTTCGTGGCGTCTACCGGTGCCAAGCTGGTGACCGTCGATGCCGAGGCCACTTTCTTGGAGAAGCTCTCCGGGGTCACCAACCCCGAGGGCAAGCGCAAGATCATCGGCCGCGAGTTCATCCGGGCCTTCGAGGGCGCGGTCCGCGGGATTGTCGAGGACGGCGGCGACGAGGTCGACTTCCTGGTGCAGGGGACGCTGTACCCCGACGTGGTGGAGTCCGGCGGCGGCGCGGGCACCGCGAACATCAAGAGCCACCACAATGTCGGCGGCCTGCCCGACGACCTGAAGTTCAAGTTGGTCGAGCCGCTGCGGCTGCTGTTCAAGGACGAGGTCCGTGCGGTGGGTCGCGAACTCGGACTGCCTGAGGAAATCGTTGGGCGCCAACCCTTCCCAGGGCCGGGTCTCGGTATCCGCATTGTCGGCGAGGTCACCGCGGCGCGGCTGGACACCTTGCGGCGGGCCGACGCCATCGCCCGCGAGGAGCTGACGTTGGCGGGGCAGGACGCCCAGATCTGGCAGTGCCCGGTGGTGCTGCTGGCCGATGTCCGCTCGGTGGGTGTGCAGGGCGACGGGCGCACCTACGGTCACCCGATCGTGCTGCGCCCGGTGTCCAGCGAGGATGCCATGACCGCGGACTGGACGCGGGTTCCCTACGAAGTGCTGGAACGGATCTCGACCCGCATCACCAACGAAGTACCCGAGGTCAACCGCGTGGTGCTCGACATCACGAGCAAGCCGCCCGGCACCA